AGTCATCGAAGAAGGGGCCACTGTCGTTGATTTGGGTAGTGGGTCGGGCGTCATATCCGTGGCGGCTGCTCGGAACCTAAGGCCTGCGCGGGTTGTTGCAGTCGATATAGACCGTATTGCATTGGAAGATACCCGTATTTTTTCCGAACGGTACGGAGTACAGAATATGATCGACATTGTGAGGTCTGATGCTTTGTCAGAAGTCGAAGGCCCGGTGGATTGGGTGGTTATGGGAGCACCGATCCCCCAGTTTAACTCAACGCGTATTGATCCTGCCCGGGAGGATTCGGGAGCTGGCCTGTTGAAGAAAGTCCTGTCCGGCTTACCTCGTGTGTTGTCTGAGGAAGGAGCATTGCTTCTGCTGTACCACGAAGGCTTCGAACATATTCTGTATCGAATCCTTTCCGAACACGGAGCCATAGCCTCCAGAATCTTTGAAGGAGATGGAGGATGGAGAGTGTACAAGATTGTGCCTTCTGAAATGTCGAGAAGATACGCCCGCTCCCACCACTTCCCAGCGAGGTTTAGGCAAGCTCTTCTGGACCGATGGACAGGAGACTTCGACGCTGACGGCGCCGGGTGGCTGGTCAATGGCCCGGGCGCTGCGTTTACTTTGGACAATGAAGCATCTGCGCTTCTCGCAGAAGCCCAGCAACTTTTTGGCGTGGAACGTGTCCAGGTGGAGGACTCCACTGTGGGCCCGGCCGGCACAAAGATTGTCGTCCTTATGGACGCGCTTGAAGGCGCTGCCGCAGTGCTTACTCAGGAACTGGGGCGGGAGATTACTGAAGAACAAGTTCTTGAGGTACTCAGCTACCACGAAACCCTCGAAGCGACTGCGCAACAACATGCTGTCGACTGGTCTGAGGCGGCGCGTTCGGTAGAAACTCTTGTGAATGAAATGAATGAATTCGGGGCGCCCGATCAGCAGGATTTCCCTGATTCCTTTGAGTCCCTCCTGCGTACCTTTGCCGCGACCTACGCCTATGAGGATGCCGGTCAATACTCCCTGGAGACTTCGCAAGGCAGGGAAAACCTCTTGCGCGAGATGTGTGTGCATCTCATTACGGAGGGGCTCCAACTGGGCAACCCATTGCGTATTGTGTATGGACCGAATGGAGAGCGCGGGAACTTGCATCCGTGGATCGCTGGAGAGCTGATCGATTTGGCATTTCGCCATCAATGGATATCGTGGGAAGAATATCAAGAGCTCTACCGTATCGCAGGTGGGGAATTTTGGCTGGAACGTCTAGATCAAGATGGCCTATTGGAATATCCGGAGCTCTTGCGCTTGATTGAACCGGACATCAAAATGGAGCTGCTCTATGATCCCGAGTTTGTGCCGGTCTTTACCGAGGTGTTGCCCAGGCCTACTGGGGATTCCGGTATTGATGCGAGCAAGCCGATCCAGCCTGTACAACAGGAGGCACTTGAGGAGTTTGGGACGGTCGAGGACCTTTACGAATACAGTGTATTTAAGCCAGGTCCCCCCTGGATCGCTCAACGTGTTCTGGATCAAGGACGTACGGTGCGAGTGGGGATCGCGGATCGTCGAAGCTATGATCTTTCTCAGGATCATTGGGCGATGAATGGCCGGCGCACAAACTTTCCTCTTAAGGACGGCTCCTGGCTTTCGGTTATTGGTGGGGGCCAAAATCTAAACAGTAATGCTCCGGCACAGTATGCAGGTTGGACCGAAGGCTCCGTTCCCTACATTCGCCAGGTAGGTTTGATGAAGTGGGTGGAGGTGGAGATGCTACTCGATGCGCTTGAGTTGCTCGGGGAGGATACAGAGCCCTTTCTTCAGACACTGGGATTCCAAGAGTTGGCCCGCATTCCGGATGAAGGTGGGGTTCTGCGGCCTGTAGGGGAGTTTGAATATCCGCCTGAAATCCAGGGCGGGGTTTCCCGGGAGTTGGATACCGAGCGCAGCCGGCCCTATCTGGTATTCCAACGTACGCCTTATCCTTTGCGGAAAGAGGAGCTGGCCAAACGAAAGCAATCCGATCCGGAATGGAGAGCCTACCGTCGAGGGGTGACCAAATCCTTCCGTGGCTTGGGGATTATCCCTCCCCAAGCCTCTCCAGGTCTGCGCGAACTTATGCTCCTTGATATCTCCGAAATGGGAAGAGCTGCGGCGTTTAAGCAGAACCACGGGATCTACAAGATTACTTATACGATGCACGATCTTCCTCCAGGCAGAGAGGCAGACGTCAAGGAGTCCCTGCATATTACAAAATTCCTGGAAAGATATGAGGATTTCATAGAGAGGGGTGTTGTATCAGGGCTTCGCGACGATGAGATGAAGCTCATTTTGGATTACGGTTTGTTCATTAAGCCGGTTCATGTGAATCTTGCGGCTGTTGCTTGGATGGCGGAGATTGGCCGCGTGTTCAGCCTCGAAGAGGGCATCAGGGTCTATTTTAGGAGCTATTTTGGGAACCTGAACGATCAGTACTTGGAGCTTTACAAAGAGCACTTGCAGAATTGGCAGCTCCTGCCCTTTGGCCTGAACCAGGCG
The sequence above is a segment of the Candidatus Omnitrophota bacterium genome. Coding sequences within it:
- a CDS encoding methyltransferase, which gives rise to MRPASPPSLEYLLGNRDLMPQLTRRLQEVGLFIEQSDLRMVIRQLVDSELELRVDATDSGFVFIGEAAVRAARRIDQIVVSRQNHSIVTSGEDILVNPGEGWARIRPDLSITLSSGRNEDRNVRWPAGLLDSPSDIEIAGNALGLAYRSGVLASHARRDSLLLHWFGVLSVDVQAEILEVPSPRGSQSSTQAPFGVEEKCEYAFRFLNGALLSGSQGYSRQRIDEMFSTHPVSVSADALERLFGGMRPEVEYVLWAHDIPIALVASDGATTQYIALVQGPELDVNLAEFFARHEESRSWIRSNHIFYHHIKDYLGLEEDYIPVFPGVWSGYFSQPLIECMLEVIEEGATVVDLGSGSGVISVAAARNLRPARVVAVDIDRIALEDTRIFSERYGVQNMIDIVRSDALSEVEGPVDWVVMGAPIPQFNSTRIDPAREDSGAGLLKKVLSGLPRVLSEEGALLLLYHEGFEHILYRILSEHGAIASRIFEGDGGWRVYKIVPSEMSRRYARSHHFPARFRQALLDRWTGDFDADGAGWLVNGPGAAFTLDNEASALLAEAQQLFGVERVQVEDSTVGPAGTKIVVLMDALEGAAAVLTQELGREITEEQVLEVLSYHETLEATAQQHAVDWSEAARSVETLVNEMNEFGAPDQQDFPDSFESLLRTFAATYAYEDAGQYSLETSQGRENLLREMCVHLITEGLQLGNPLRIVYGPNGERGNLHPWIAGELIDLAFRHQWISWEEYQELYRIAGGEFWLERLDQDGLLEYPELLRLIEPDIKMELLYDPEFVPVFTEVLPRPTGDSGIDASKPIQPVQQEALEEFGTVEDLYEYSVFKPGPPWIAQRVLDQGRTVRVGIADRRSYDLSQDHWAMNGRRTNFPLKDGSWLSVIGGGQNLNSNAPAQYAGWTEGSVPYIRQVGLMKWVEVEMLLDALELLGEDTEPFLQTLGFQELARIPDEGGVLRPVGEFEYPPEIQGGVSRELDTERSRPYLVFQRTPYPLRKEELAKRKQSDPEWRAYRRGVTKSFRGLGIIPPQASPGLRELMLLDISEMGRAAAFKQNHGIYKITYTMHDLPPGREADVKESLHITKFLERYEDFIERGVVSGLRDDEMKLILDYGLFIKPVHVNLAAVAWMAEIGRVFSLEEGIRVYFRSYFGNLNDQYLELYKEHLQNWQLLPFGLNQALQGRLHGIQSFSFVKALRSGSTKGEDAAEEPLRRALANERRDEFASRARTLMGLMAQMAEEEASTRPALMHDPIFDDQDPFVEALTAENLASAL